In a single window of the Rhopalosiphum padi isolate XX-2018 chromosome 1, ASM2088224v1, whole genome shotgun sequence genome:
- the LOC132918366 gene encoding c-Myc-binding protein-like, producing MTNQGNHLVNNKREDFRKYLNDFGVVDALTNVLADLYSLEIRPTDPLDYIRTHMTETVKEREELKILKANYESMVSQIQEMEEENMKLAKTIKELENYGEELSKSKIEETDEINMGTE from the coding sequence AAACGTGAAgatttcagaaaatatttaaatgattttggaGTTGTTGATGCTTTGACCAATGTATTAGCAGATCTTTATAGTTTGGAAATAAGACCAACAGATCCGTTGGATTATATTCGTACTCATATGACTGAAACTGTTAAGGAAAGAGAAGAACTGAAAATATTGAAGGCTAACTATGAAAGTATGGTCAGTCAAATTCAAGAAATGGAAGAAGAAAATATGAAACTAGCAAAGACAATTAAAGAGTTAGAAAACTATGGGGAAGAACTGAGCAAATCCAAGATAGAAGAAACTGATGAGATTAACATGGGAACAgaataa